Proteins encoded together in one Impatiens glandulifera chromosome 1, dImpGla2.1, whole genome shotgun sequence window:
- the LOC124933478 gene encoding pyruvate decarboxylase 1, protein MEHLAESGWGAGTLGCHLARRLVQIGVRDVFSVPGDFNLTLLDHLIAEPGLNLVGCCNELNAGYAADGYARAKGVGACVVTFTVGGLSVLNAIAGAYSENLPVICIAGGPNSNDYGTNRILHHTIGLPDFTQELRCFQTVTCIQVVVNNLEDAHEQIDTAISTALKESKPAYISISCNLPGLSHPTFVREPIPFFLAPMVSNQLGLEAAVEETARFLNNAVKPVLIGGPKLRVGKAQKAFKELADACGYPIAIMPSAKGLVSEDHPHFIGTYWGAVSTSYCGEIVESADAYVFVGPIFNDYSSVGYSLLVKKEKAVIVQPRRVTIGDGLSLGWVFMADFLTALAKKLKRNETAFENYKRIYVPPGIVLKRENDEPLRVNILFKHIQEMLSGDTAVIAETGDSWFNCQKLVLPENCGYEFQMQYGSIGWSVGATLGYAQAAKDKRVIACIGDGSFQVTAQDISTMIRCGQNTIIFLINNGGYTIEVEIHDGPYNVIKNWNYTGLVNAIHNGEGKCWTAKVKTEEELKEAIETAKGEHKDSLCFIEVIVHKDDTSKELLEWGSRVSSANSRPPNPQ, encoded by the exons ATGGAACATCTTGCAGAAAGCGGTTGGGGGGCAGGAACACTCGGGTGCCACTTGGCGCGTCGTCTGGTTCAGATTGGAGTTCGTGATGTATTCTCAGTTCCCGGAGACTTCAATCTCACTTTACTTGATCATCTAATAGCTGAGCCGGGTCTTAATCTAGTCGGTTGCTGCAACGAGCTCAACGCTGGCTATGCCGCCGATGGCTATGCACGTGCTAAGGGAGTCGGTGCTTGTGTGGTCACCTTCACTGTCGGTGGATTAAGCGTTCTGAACGCCATCGCCGGCGCCTATAGTGAGAATCTTCCGGTCATTTGTATAGCCGGTGGTCCTAACTCTAATGATTATGGAACAAACAGGATCCTCCATCATACCATCGGATTGCCGGACTTCACTCAGGAGCTCCGGTGCTTTCAGACTGTTACTTGTATTCAG gTAGTGGTGAATAACTTGGAAGATGCTCATGAGCAGATTGATACTGCAATTTCAACTGCTTTGAAGGAAAGCAAACCGGCATATATAAGCATTAGTTGCAATTTGCCTGGACTTTCTCATCCAACATTTGTCAGGGAACCTATTCCTTTCTTCCTAGCACCcat GGTTAGTAACCAGTTAGGTTTAGAGGCAGCAGTTGAAGAGACAGCAAGATTCCTAAACAATGCTGTCAAGCCTGTGTTAATTGGAGGTCCAAAGCTAAGAGTAGGAAAAGCACAGAAAGCTTTCAAGGAACTTGCTGACGCATGTGGATATCCTATAGCTATTATGCCTTCAGCCAAAGGATTAGTGTCGGAGGACCACCCGCATTTCATTGGCACGTATTGGGGAGCTGTAAGCACTAGCTACTGTGGTGAAATTGTAGAATCAGCCGATGCTTATGTTTTCGTCGGTCCCATTTTCAACGATTACAGTTCAGTTGGGTATTCTTTGCTGGTTAAAAAAGAGAAAGCGGTTATAGTTCAACCACGTCGTGTGACTATTGGTGATGGTCTTTCGTTGGGATGGGTTTTCATGGCGGATTTCCTAACTGCATTGGCGAAGAAGCTGAAGAGGAATGAGACTGCGTTTGAGAATTATAAGCGGATTTATGTTCCTCCTGGCATTGTTTTGAAACGTGAGAATGATGAGCCTTTAAGGGTTAACATTCTCTTCAAACATATTCAG GAAATGTTGAGTGGAGATACTGCTGTAATTGCTGAGACAGGAGATTCATGGTTCAATTGTCAAAAACTCGTCCTTCCAGAAAATTGTGG ATACGAATTTCAGATGCAATATGGCTCCATCGGTTGGTCAGTTGGTGCTACACTTGGTTACGCTCAGGCCGCCAAAGATAAGCGAGTGATTGCATGCATAGGCGATGGGAGTTTCCAG GTGACAGCTCAGGATATTTCGACGATGATCCGTTGTGGGCAGAACACTATCATATTCCTGATCAACAATGGAGGATACACAATTGAAGTGGAAATTCACGATGGCCCGTATAATGTGATCAAGAATTGGAACTACACTGGCTTGGTTAATGCAATCCATAATGGGGAAGGAAAATGTTGGACTGCTAAGGTAAAAACAGAGGAAGAACTGAAAGAAGCAATTGAAACAGCAAAAGGCGAACATAAAGATTCATTGTGCTTCATAGAAGTGATAGTTCATAAGGATGATACAAGCAAAGAACTTCTTGAATGGGGATCTCGAGTTTCTTCTGCAAATAGCCGTCCTCCCAATCCTCAATAA
- the LOC124921483 gene encoding phospholipase A1-IIgamma-like, protein MMNWRMMSGEKNWDGLLDPLNEDLRRYIIHYGEMAQATYDAFDSNESSKTFGNNKYTMNEMFSQVGLTKGRARKNYIITKYLYATDSIPPFNKDTNWMGYVAVSTDEGKKELGRRDIVVAWRGTQEAIEWVSDARFLLQPAPLIFGEGAEKPNVHRGFYFLYTSNNPGSTFSKTSARDQVLEEVNRLVNKYKNEEISVTVTGHSLGAAIATLNAIDIAKNIFNGSTTSPLVTAFPFASPHVGDWKLSNSASTLANLHVLRIENIPDVVPDIPRLGYANVGEVLIFDARKSKFVKYLYEFFSSVAMAHSLEMYLHGVAGTQGSQKEFKDKVERDLTLVNKYSDFLKNEYGVPLSWFNKPDKAGMVQQEDGTWKLTKNGKIVSRL, encoded by the coding sequence ATGATGAACTGGAGAATGATGAGTGGTGAGAAGAATTGGGATGGTTTGTTGGATCCACTCAACGAAGATCTTCGACGATACATAATTCATTACGGAGAGATGGCACAAGCAACTTATGATGCCTTTGACTCCAACGAAAGCTCCAAAACATTTGGAAACAACAAGTACACAATGAACGAGATGTTCTCCCAGGTCGGCCTTACTAAAGGCCGAGCCAGGAAGAACTACATCATAACTAAGTACTTGTACGCGACTGACTCTATCCCACCCTTCAATAAGGATACCAATTGGATGGGTTATGTAGCAGTCTCCACCgatgaaggaaagaaagaattGGGAAGAAGAGATATTGTGGTCGCTTGGAGAGGAACACAAGAGGCTATAGAGTGGGTTAGCGACGCTAGGTTTTTGTTGCAACCGGCTCCTCTTATATTTGGAGAAGGAGCGGAGAAGCCCAATGTTCATCGaggattttattttctttatacatCAAACAATCCTGGATCAACATTCTCCAAGACTAGCGCAAGAGATCAAGTTCTTGAAGAAGTTAACCGGCTGGTGAACAAGTATAAGAACGAGGAGATCAGTGTCACTGTTACCGGTCATAGCCTTGGAGCGGCCATAGCAACCCTAAACGCGATCGACATAGCCAAGAACATATTCAATGGATCTACAACAAGCCCTCTTGTGACTGCCTTTCCATTTGCGAGTCCTCATGTTGGGGATTGGAAGCTTAGTAACTCGGCTTCCACCCTTGCAAACCTTCATGTCCTGCGAATTGAGAACATTCCAGACGTGGTTCCAGACATCCCCAGATTGGGCTACGCCAATGTAGGAGAAGTGTTGATCTTCGACGCAAGAAAGTCTAAGTTCGTGAAATACCTATACGAGTTCTTCTCATCTGTGGCCATGGCCCATAGCTTGGAGATGTATTTGCATGGAGTTGCTGGAACACAAGGAAGCCAGAAAGAATTTAAGGATAAGGTCGAGAGGGATTTAACTTTGGTTAACAAGTACAGCGACTTTCTCAAGAACGAGTATGGTGTGCCGCTTTCTTGGTTCAACAAACCTGACAAAGCCGGCATGGTTCAACAGGAAGATGGGACGTGGAAGCTTACAAAAAATGGCAAGATTGTTAGTAGGCTTTAA
- the LOC124921509 gene encoding phospholipase A1-IIgamma-like produces the protein MENWKLLSGDQDWEGLLEPLDYDLRRYLIHYGEMAEATYDAFNANKASKFAGLCRYSMDELFSKVGLGKGKAEKKYRVTKYLYATSSSLIPNGFLLKSLSREDKNFESNWIGYVAVATDEGAVEMGRRDIVVAWRGTIESMEWINDVQFGLIEATPIFKKEGDGDDTKEEIPNVHEGFYSLYTSTDPMSKYNKTSVRDQVLEEITRLVNTYENEELSITVTGHSLGAAITTLNAIDIARNAAQNHRVTAFPFACPRVGDSSLNSVASNLHNLHILRIENIPDVVPDHPIKLVGYDLVGKVLKIDSQKSPYLKNDQPGLIFFLKRAHNLEVYLHTVSGTQGSEEEFKLVIDRDIALVNKGLDGLKEEYGVPALWWVQANHGMTQLPNGSWELVDTGY, from the exons ATGGAGAATTGGAAGCTTTTGAGTGGTGATCAAGATTGGGAAGGGCTACTCGAGCCATTGGATTATGATCTTCGACGATATCTAATCCACTATGGAGAAATGGCGGAAGCAACCTACGATGCATTTAATGCCAACAAGGCATCAAAGTTTGCGGGATTATGTCGATACTCTATGGATGAACTTTTCTCCAAAGTTGGCCTAGGCAAAGGCAAGGCTGAGAAAAAATATAGAGTGACTAAATACTTGTACGCAACGTCCTCTAGTTTGATTCCTAATGGATTCCTCTTGAAATCATTATCGAGAGAGGATAAGAATTTCGAGTCGAATTGGATAGGGTATGTCGCGGTTGCCACGGATGAAGGGGCGGTTGAAATGGGAAGGAGGGATATTGTTGTTGCTTGGAGAGGAACTATTGAGTCGATGGAATGGATAAATGACGTACAATTTGGCTTAATTGAGGCCACACCAATATTTAAAAAGGAAGGTGATGGTGATGATACAAAGGAAGAGATCCCAAATGTTCACGAAGGATTTTACTCTTTGTACACTTCAACGGATCCAATGTCCAAATATAATAAGACGAGTGTAAGAGATCAG GTACTTGAAGAGATCACAAGATTAGTGAATACCTATGAAAACGAGGAACTTAGCATTACCGTCACAGGTCACAGCCTAGGAGCAGCGATCACAACTCTAAACGCGATCGACATAGCAAGGAACGCCGCTCAAAACCACCGTGTAACCGCTTTCCCCTTTGCATGTCCCAGAGTTGGAGATTCCAGTCTAAATTCCGTTGCGTCAAACCTCCACAACCTTCACATCCTTCGCATCGAGAACATTCCCGACGTGGTTCCAGACCACCCGATAAAGCTCGTGGGCTACGACTTGGTGGGTAAAGTATTAAAAATCGACAGTCAAAAATCTCCTTACTTGAAGAACGATCAACCAGGGCTGATATTTTTCTTGAAGAGGGCTCACAACTTGGAGGTTTATTTGCATACGGTGTCTGGAACTCAGGGAAGTGAGGAAGAGTTCAAGTTGGTGATCGATAGGGATATTGCTTTGGTGAATAAAGGGTTGGATGGGCTTAAGGAAGAGTATGGTGTGCCAGCTTTATGGTGGGTGCAGGCTAACCACGGCATGACTCAATTGCCTAATGGGTCTTGGGAGTTAGTTGATACAGGGTATTGA